One segment of Peromyscus leucopus breed LL Stock chromosome 5, UCI_PerLeu_2.1, whole genome shotgun sequence DNA contains the following:
- the B3gnt9 gene encoding UDP-GlcNAc:betaGal beta-1,3-N-acetylglucosaminyltransferase 9: protein MRRRLRLCRDAWLTLLLSAALGLLLYAQRDGAAPTTRAPSARGQPPRPTSGLRARGLPNTARAAPPAYEDDTPVPPTPTGPFDFGRYLRAKDQRRFPLLINQPRKCRRDGASGGPPDLLIAVKSVAADFERREAVRQTWGAEGRVQGALVRRVFLLGVPRGTGSGRAGTQTHWRALLEAESRAYADILLWAFEDTFFNLTLKEIHFLAWASAFCPDVRFVFKGDADVFVHVRNLLQFLEPRDPAQDLLAGDVIVQARPIRKRVSKYFIPEAVYGLPAYPAYAGGGGFVLSGATLRRLAEACSQVELFPIDDVFLGMCLQRLRLTPEPHPAFRTFGIAQPSAAPHLRTFDPCFYRELVVVHGLSAADIWLMWRLLHGPQGPVCAHPQPVATGPFQWSS, encoded by the coding sequence ATGAGGAGGAGGCTGCGCCTTTGCCGGGACGCGTGGCTCACGCTGCTGCTCAGCGCCGCCCTCGGCCTCCTGCTTTACGCGCAGCGCGACGGGGCAGCCCCCACGACCAGAGCACCATCAGCGCGAGGCCAGCCCCCGCGGCCCACTTCTGGTCTCCGAGCACGCGGGCTCCCCAACACCGCCCGTGCGGCCCCGCCGGCCTACGAGGACGACACCCCGGTGCCCCCGACACCTACGGGCCCCTTTGACTTCGGCAGGTATCTGCGCGCCAAGGATCAACGGCGCTTCCCGCTACTCATTAACCAGCCGCGCAAATGCCGCAGAGACGGCGCATCTGGAGGCCCGCCGGACCTGCTCATTGCGGTCAAGTCTGTGGCCGCCGACTTCGAGCGGCGGGAAGCCGTACGTCAGACTTGGGGCGCCGAGGGTCGTGTGCAGGGGGCACTCGTGCGCCGAGTGTTCTTGCTGGGCGTGCCCAGGGGCACCGGCTCGGGCAGGGCGGGCACGCAGACGCACTGGCGCGCCCTGCTGGAAGCTGAGAGCCGTGCTTATGCAGACATTCTGCTCTGGGCTTTCGAAGACACCTTCTTCAATCTAACGCTCAAGGAGATTCACTTTTTAGCTTGGGCCTCAGCTTTCTGTCCAGATGTACGCTTTGTTTTTAAGGGCGATGCTGATGTGTTCGTGCACGTGAGGAACCTGCTGCAGTTCCTGGAGCCGCGGGATCCGGCACAGGACCTTCTTGCTGGTGATGTGATTGTGCAGGCAAGGCCAATCCGCAAGAGAGTCAGCAAGTATTTCATTCCCGAGGCTGTGTATGGACTGCCGGCTTACCCGGCCTACGCGGGGGGCGGCGGCTTTGTTCTTTCCGGAGCCACACTCCGCCGCCTAGCAGAGGCCTGCTCACAGGTTGAGCTCTTTCCCATCGACGATGTCTTTCTGGGCATGTGTTTGCAGCGCCTGCGGCTCACACCTGAGCCTCATCCAGCGTTTCGCACCTTTGGCATCGCCCAGCCTTCAGCTGCACCGCATCTCCGCACCTTTGACCCCTGTTTCTACCGAGAACTGGTGGTAGTGCATGGGCTATCTGCAGCTGACATCTGGCTTATGTGGCGCTTGCTGCATGGGCCTCAGGGGCCAGTCTGCGCACATCCACAGCCTGTAGCAACAGGTCCGTTCCAATGGAGCTCTTAA